Sequence from the uncultured Draconibacterium sp. genome:
AACGGAATCCATGTTTCCTGTCGTGTTATCAGTATTATCATGGTATCCCAAAACTCAGTGTGGAATCCGTTCAGAAATAAAAACACATCTTTATCCAGCTCCAGTATTCGTTGCAATAATTCCATTAACTATTTAGAATATCCCAGATTCGGTCTTTTAATTGTTGAATATTAAATCCTGAAACGGCAGAAAAAAACAGGTGCGGAATATCGCCCAGTTCCCTGCTAATTTCCTTCATCAGCTCTTCATCCAGCATATCGGCTTTACTGATGGTTAAAAACCGTTGTTTGTCGAGCAGTTCAGGATTATATTTTTCCAGCTCGTTGAGCAAAACTTTGTATTCTTTCAGGTGGTCTTTACTATCGGCCGGTACCATAAACAACAGCATCGAGTTTCGTTCGATGTGCCTCAAAAAGCGCAGTCCCAAACCTTTACCTTCGTGTGCGCCTTCAATAATTCCGGGAATATCGGCCATTACAAACGATCGTTGTTCGCGATGCCCCACAATACCCAAATTGGGCACAAGCGTGGTAAACGGGTAGTCGGCAATTTTCGGTTTTGCTGCCGAAACCACCGACAACAATGTTGATTTTCCGGCACTCGGGAAACCAACCAAACCAACATCGGCCAATACTTTTAACTCCAGTATTTTCCAGCCTTCCTCTCCTTCTTCGCCGGGTTGTGCAAATCGAGGCGTTTGATGGGTAGCCGTTTTAAAATGATCGTTTCCCAAACCTCCACGGCCACCTTTTAGTAGAATCTGCTCTTCGCCGTGTTTAGTAATTTCAAACAGGAATTCGCCGGTTTCCACATCGCGGGCCACTGTTCCCAGCGGCACTTCCAGGTAGACATCCTCCCCATCGGCACCTGTACTACGCTGCTTTCCGCCCTGTTCTCCGTGTCCGGCCTTAATATGTTTCCGGAATTTCAGATGCAGCAATGTCCACATCTGCTCATTACCTACAAGGATAACATGGCCACCACGACCACCATCGCCGCCATCGGGGCCACCTTTGGCCACAAATTTCTCCCTGCGCAAGTGCGCGGAGCCGGAACCGCCGTTACCCGACTGACAATGAATTCTTACGTAATCAACAAAATTGGTCTCTGCCATCTGATTTTTTCCTGTTCGTTAACTGTACAAATATAAAAAAGGTGAGACACCTGTCCTATAACAAGCTTCTCACCCTTATAAGTCGATGTTATAATTTTTCTACAACTTCCTGCAATCTACCTGCAATTTCCTCAATGGTTCCCATTCCGTTTACATCGAAATGTTTACCCTGTGGTTCGTAGTATTCAATTAGAGGAAGTGTTTTTTCGGTGTAAACCGTAATGCGGTTTTCAATAATCGACTGGTTTTGATCGTCGGAACGGCCCGAAACTTTTCCGCGGCTCAACAAACGATCGATCAATTCCTGCTTTTCAACCTGCAGGCAAAGCATACCCGAGATTGGCGTACCATTTTCGTTCAACAAAACATCCAGTGCTTTTGCCTGGTCAACGGTACGTGGAAATCCGTCGAAAATAAAACCTTTCGCTTCTTTGTTCGCGTCAAGTTTACTTTTAATCATTCCGATCACCACCTCATCAGGAACCAGTTCTCCTTTATCCATGAAGCTTTTGGCTTCAATTCCAAGTGCTGTTCCACCAGCAATTTCGCTACGCAGCAAGTCGCCGGTCGACAAGTGGATCAATCCAAATGATTTAATAAGAAATTCGGCCTGGGTTCCTTTTCCTGCCCCCGGAGGGCCAAACAATACGAGATTCAACATAATTTTTGGTTATTTTTTATTTCACTACCGTGTAAATATCGATCAGATTTCTACCGTAGCCGTCGTAGTCAAGTCCGTAACCTACGATAAAATCATTCGGGATCTCTATTCCCACATATTTAAGATCTACTTCTTTCTGAAGTGCATCCGGTTTTAACAACAAGGTTGCCACCTGCACTTCTTTTGGATTCAATTTTTCCAGTTGCTCCAAAATATTGTTGATGGTAATACCGGTATCAACAATATCTTCCAGAATAACTACGGTTCGTCCTTCAATTTCTTCATTCAAACCTATCAGATGTTTCACTTTCCCGGTTGATGAATCACCATGATACGAAGCCAGTTTTACAAACGAAATCTCCGCTTCAACAAAGTCAATCCGCTTATAAATTTCGGCGGCAAACATAAACGAACCGTTTAAGATACAAAGAAAAAGCGGGTCTTTGCCAGCCAACTCACGATTCATAGTTTCAGCCATTTGTTCAACAACTGAACGAATCTTTTCATATGGAATAAATAACTCAAATTCTTTATCCAGAATTTTTACCTTCTTCATATGTGGATATGATTTTTATTAATTGCTAATTTGCTGTATTTTTGTGCTGAAAATAAAAAGATACAAAGTAACAAATAAATTATAAAACATGACTCCAAAAGTTAGTATTATTATGGGCAGCACGTCGGATTTAACGGTGATGGAAAAAGCTGCCAAATTGTTTGATGAGTTTGAAATTCCTTTCGAGATTAATGCGTTGTCTGCACACCGCACTCCGGAAGAAGTAGAACGCTTTGCCAAAGGAGCCAAAGACCGTGGTATTAAAGTTATAATTGCGGGTGCCGGAATGGCGGCTCACCTGCCAGGTGTTATTGCTGCAATGACCCCGGTTCCTGTAATTGGAGTTCCGATTAATGCCAGCCTGTCGGGGTTTGATTCTAT
This genomic interval carries:
- the obgE gene encoding GTPase ObgE — protein: MAETNFVDYVRIHCQSGNGGSGSAHLRREKFVAKGGPDGGDGGRGGHVILVGNEQMWTLLHLKFRKHIKAGHGEQGGKQRSTGADGEDVYLEVPLGTVARDVETGEFLFEITKHGEEQILLKGGRGGLGNDHFKTATHQTPRFAQPGEEGEEGWKILELKVLADVGLVGFPSAGKSTLLSVVSAAKPKIADYPFTTLVPNLGIVGHREQRSFVMADIPGIIEGAHEGKGLGLRFLRHIERNSMLLFMVPADSKDHLKEYKVLLNELEKYNPELLDKQRFLTISKADMLDEELMKEISRELGDIPHLFFSAVSGFNIQQLKDRIWDILNS
- a CDS encoding adenylate kinase; protein product: MLNLVLFGPPGAGKGTQAEFLIKSFGLIHLSTGDLLRSEIAGGTALGIEAKSFMDKGELVPDEVVIGMIKSKLDANKEAKGFIFDGFPRTVDQAKALDVLLNENGTPISGMLCLQVEKQELIDRLLSRGKVSGRSDDQNQSIIENRITVYTEKTLPLIEYYEPQGKHFDVNGMGTIEEIAGRLQEVVEKL
- the hpt gene encoding hypoxanthine phosphoribosyltransferase, with translation MKKVKILDKEFELFIPYEKIRSVVEQMAETMNRELAGKDPLFLCILNGSFMFAAEIYKRIDFVEAEISFVKLASYHGDSSTGKVKHLIGLNEEIEGRTVVILEDIVDTGITINNILEQLEKLNPKEVQVATLLLKPDALQKEVDLKYVGIEIPNDFIVGYGLDYDGYGRNLIDIYTVVK
- the purE gene encoding 5-(carboxyamino)imidazole ribonucleotide mutase, which encodes MTPKVSIIMGSTSDLTVMEKAAKLFDEFEIPFEINALSAHRTPEEVERFAKGAKDRGIKVIIAGAGMAAHLPGVIAAMTPVPVIGVPINASLSGFDSILAILQMPPGIPVATVAVNGAMNAAILATQMMATGDEELMNKLVAYKENLKEKIVKANQELSEVKYRFKTN